Proteins encoded together in one Urocitellus parryii isolate mUroPar1 chromosome 3, mUroPar1.hap1, whole genome shotgun sequence window:
- the Ss18l2 gene encoding SS18-like protein 2, whose amino-acid sequence MSVAFVPDWMRGKAEVNQETIQQLLEENDQLIRCIVEYQNKGRANECVQYQHVLHRNLIYLATIADASPSSTSKAME is encoded by the exons ATGTCGGTGGCCTTTGTACCTGACTGGATGAGGGGCAAGGCGGAAGTCAATCAAGAGACTATCCAGCAG CTCCTGGAGGAGAATGACCAACTGATCCGCTGTATCGTGGAGTATCAGAACAAGGGTCGAGCGAATGAGTGTGTCCA GTACCAGCATGTGTTACATAGAAATCTCATTTATTTAGCTACCATCGCAGATGCCAGCCCATCCAGTACTTCAAAAGCAATGGAATGA